One region of Pyramidobacter sp. YE332 genomic DNA includes:
- the mutS gene encoding DNA mismatch repair protein MutS, translating to MTEPKAPVQQIPAKMTPMLEQYFYWKNKYPDCVLFFRMGDFFECFFDDAKLVSRELDIALTARDSNRNMPMAGVPHHAVDQYAARLIEKGYKIAVCEQMTPPDGRTLVEREVVKILTPGTFIPEEGPVNSSLASLLLGHDQWTVGFLTPSASTVQVGTFPPQEAWSVLLSFAPREILIPRGRGYREKVEAHPGWSYSEMSAEDFDPEIGLARLCQLWNVNSLEGFGLRRGDPRIGAVSALVSYAEETSFSKAAHIRSISQILPEGFMHLDWHTQNNLDLWGGEASLFECMNECATPFGKKLLHDWLARPLCSIERIDERLDSVQELYDHEDVSRSLAELLGKCRDVERAIARLHMKSANPRDLGAIRDTLDVHPEINAALGEMCRSVALPAPGELEGLRARLDRFLLPELPRALSFGAIAAPGCDEELDQWRSLGDSGDAWLDDFAEREKKRIGLTKLKVGYNKVYGFYIEISRAKAENAEIPPEYVRKQTLVNAERYISPELKEYEERRLQADSKIAEIEQRIFDELTAACLERTDAIQRLGRALSQLDVLNSFARTARERGYCRPEVVEERVLEIREGRHPMVERALRGQPCIPNDLKMDLTRRTAIVTGPNMAGKSTYLRMAAILQIMAQAGSYVPAASARLPLTDRLFTRIGARDELARGNSTFMVEMMETANILHNVTARSEVILDEIGRGTSTYDGMSIAWSVIEYLHNLCGVQPFVLFATHYHELTDLEKTMPGLFNLSMGVEETDEGVRFLHKIQPGPADRSYGIEVARIAGLPRVVLKRAHEILERLESEPPGGAAIRTVLRRRRR from the coding sequence ATGACGGAACCCAAAGCGCCCGTCCAGCAAATACCCGCCAAGATGACGCCGATGCTGGAACAGTACTTTTATTGGAAAAACAAATATCCCGACTGCGTGCTCTTTTTCCGCATGGGGGATTTCTTCGAGTGTTTCTTCGACGACGCCAAGCTCGTCTCGCGCGAACTCGACATCGCCCTGACCGCGCGCGACTCGAACAGGAACATGCCGATGGCCGGCGTGCCGCACCACGCGGTGGATCAATACGCCGCGCGCCTGATCGAAAAGGGTTACAAGATCGCCGTCTGCGAACAGATGACGCCGCCCGACGGACGCACGCTGGTGGAACGGGAGGTCGTCAAGATCCTGACGCCGGGGACTTTCATCCCTGAGGAAGGCCCCGTCAACTCGTCGCTGGCCTCGTTGCTTCTGGGACATGACCAGTGGACCGTCGGCTTTCTGACGCCGAGCGCCTCGACGGTGCAGGTGGGGACGTTTCCCCCGCAGGAAGCCTGGTCGGTGCTGCTGTCCTTTGCGCCGCGCGAAATTTTGATCCCGCGCGGACGGGGCTATCGGGAAAAGGTCGAAGCCCATCCGGGCTGGTCGTATTCCGAGATGTCGGCGGAAGATTTCGATCCCGAGATCGGACTGGCGCGGCTGTGCCAGCTGTGGAACGTCAATTCCCTCGAGGGTTTCGGCCTGCGCCGCGGCGACCCGCGCATCGGCGCCGTCAGCGCGCTGGTGAGCTACGCGGAGGAGACCAGTTTCTCGAAGGCGGCCCACATCAGAAGCATTTCCCAGATCCTGCCGGAGGGGTTCATGCACCTCGACTGGCATACGCAGAACAATCTCGACCTCTGGGGCGGCGAAGCGTCGCTGTTCGAGTGCATGAACGAGTGCGCCACGCCGTTCGGGAAGAAACTCCTTCACGATTGGCTTGCCCGTCCGCTCTGTTCGATCGAGAGGATCGACGAACGCCTGGATTCCGTTCAGGAACTGTACGACCACGAAGATGTCTCGCGTTCTCTGGCCGAGCTGCTGGGGAAATGCCGCGACGTGGAACGCGCCATCGCGCGCCTGCACATGAAAAGCGCCAATCCGCGCGATCTCGGCGCGATCCGCGACACGCTGGACGTACACCCGGAAATCAACGCGGCGCTGGGCGAAATGTGCCGTTCGGTCGCGTTGCCGGCTCCCGGCGAACTGGAGGGACTGCGCGCCCGGCTTGACAGATTCTTGCTGCCGGAACTGCCGCGCGCCCTGAGTTTTGGCGCCATCGCCGCGCCCGGCTGCGACGAGGAACTCGATCAATGGCGTTCTCTCGGCGACAGCGGCGACGCGTGGCTCGACGACTTTGCGGAGCGGGAAAAAAAACGTATCGGCCTGACGAAATTGAAAGTCGGGTACAACAAAGTTTACGGATTTTACATCGAGATTTCCCGTGCCAAAGCGGAAAATGCGGAAATCCCGCCGGAGTACGTGCGCAAGCAGACGCTGGTCAACGCCGAGCGCTACATTTCTCCCGAACTGAAGGAATACGAGGAACGCCGCTTGCAGGCGGATTCCAAGATCGCGGAGATCGAGCAGCGTATCTTCGACGAGCTGACCGCGGCCTGTCTCGAACGGACCGACGCCATTCAGCGGCTCGGCCGCGCACTGTCCCAGCTGGACGTGCTGAACTCGTTCGCGCGCACGGCGCGGGAACGCGGCTACTGCCGTCCCGAAGTCGTCGAAGAGCGGGTCCTCGAGATCCGCGAAGGCCGCCATCCGATGGTCGAACGGGCGCTGCGCGGCCAGCCCTGCATCCCGAACGACCTGAAAATGGATCTGACGCGGCGGACGGCCATCGTCACCGGGCCCAACATGGCGGGCAAATCGACGTATCTGCGCATGGCCGCGATTTTGCAGATCATGGCGCAGGCCGGCAGCTACGTGCCGGCGGCGTCTGCCCGCCTGCCGCTGACCGACCGCCTGTTCACCCGCATCGGCGCGCGCGACGAGCTGGCGCGCGGCAACAGCACGTTCATGGTCGAGATGATGGAGACCGCGAACATCCTCCACAACGTCACGGCCCGCAGCGAGGTCATCCTCGACGAGATCGGGCGCGGCACTTCGACGTACGACGGCATGAGCATCGCCTGGTCCGTGATCGAGTATCTGCACAACCTTTGCGGCGTCCAGCCGTTCGTGCTTTTCGCCACGCATTATCACGAACTGACGGATCTCGAAAAGACCATGCCGGGGCTTTTCAACCTGAGTATGGGCGTGGAGGAGACCGACGAGGGCGTGCGTTTTCTGCACAAAATACAGCCGGGGCCGGCCGACCGATCCTACGGTATCGAGGTCGCCCGCATCGCCGGGCTGCCGCGGGTGGTGCTCAAACGCGCTCATGAGATCCTCGAGCGCTTGGAATCCGAACCGCCGGGGGGCGCGGCGATCCGAACCGTTTTGCGCCGTCGGCGCAGGTGA
- the ruvX gene encoding Holliday junction resolvase RuvX: MPRIICLDVGTVRIGVAVSDPLGMFAQGIAVWKAEGPWMDELERAFERYDTGCLLVGLPIREDGTIGPSAQRVQDVVKAIQRRFPMIAVKYWDERYSTCTATGYLLEGNVSRRKRKQSVDKIAAAVILQSYMDAKGADRF, translated from the coding sequence ATGCCCCGAATTATCTGCCTCGACGTCGGAACTGTGAGGATCGGCGTGGCAGTCAGCGATCCCCTGGGCATGTTCGCTCAGGGGATCGCTGTCTGGAAAGCGGAGGGGCCTTGGATGGACGAGCTGGAGCGCGCTTTCGAGCGTTACGACACAGGCTGTCTGCTCGTCGGGCTGCCGATCCGCGAAGACGGGACGATCGGCCCCTCGGCGCAGCGCGTGCAGGACGTGGTGAAGGCGATCCAGCGGCGCTTTCCCATGATCGCCGTGAAATATTGGGACGAGCGTTACAGCACCTGCACCGCCACGGGCTACCTGCTCGAAGGCAACGTGTCGCGCCGCAAGCGCAAACAGTCCGTCGACAAGATCGCCGCCGCGGTGATCCTGCAAAGCTATATGGATGCGAAAGGAGCTGACCGATTTTAG
- the alaS gene encoding alanine--tRNA ligase, translating to MQYRSGKEIRQLFVNFWESKGAHHYKSFSLVPDDPSLLFTIAGMVPFKKYYLGLEEPEYARAVTSQKCVRTNDIENVGHTARHHTFFEMLGNFSWGGYFKRESLTWGWEFLTQVLGLDGGRMYATIYKDDQEAFDIWTKEIGMPESHLVLNGEDENFWFMGPQGPCGPDSEILYDQGEEFSCGPDCHPGCDCDRFLEIWNHVFTQYDRQADGSFKPLPRKNIDTGMGLERLASLIQGVRNDFETDLFTPLMKKAGDIAGVRYGENGQSDLALKVISDHVRAVCFMIADGILPANDGQGYVLRRLIRRAARYGRLIGINKPFINDVIPAVIELMGDPYAELGENRLTIEKIVEIEENGFGKTIRQGSELLDAEVKAALESAGKTLSGAAAFQLYDTFGFPLELTREICAERGVSVDEEEFKKEMEQQRERARSSSKQIANNVIKGNVFNALANEFGATDFVGYEKSECNTKVRALVREGRKVDALGEGEEGMVLLESSPFYAERGGQIGDTGLIKGDGVLAVVKDSTHPFGELNMQTVAVTKGTLRVGQSVLAQVDADRHLAVARNHTATHILHAVLGKVLGGHVRQNGSLVSDRFLRFDYTHYEAPSHEQLEEIETLANATILTDRPVTTVVTDLEAAKASGAKALFEEKYGQTVRVVSVGDFSSELCGGTHVSSSGTIGSLKIVSEESIGSGIRRITAVTGMTTVRLLQELSRTADELSARLAVKRPLLIEKVRGMEEEIKELKRQIDGMSRARLAGSIDGLIAKKALAGGAVNLYIGRVDGQDMELLRESGDKFKDGDPKAVFVVFSKAAEDKVQILCMLGEEAQKKKLHAGKIVKELAALVGGSGGGRPNMAQAGGKEPAKIDAAIAAAVDLVAKFIGA from the coding sequence GTGCAGTATCGCAGCGGTAAGGAAATCCGTCAGTTGTTCGTAAATTTCTGGGAATCGAAAGGGGCTCACCATTACAAGAGCTTTTCGCTCGTGCCCGACGATCCCTCGCTTCTGTTCACCATCGCCGGCATGGTGCCTTTCAAGAAGTATTATCTCGGCCTCGAGGAGCCGGAATACGCCCGCGCCGTGACCTCGCAGAAGTGCGTGCGCACCAACGACATCGAGAACGTCGGCCATACCGCGCGGCATCACACGTTTTTCGAAATGCTGGGCAATTTCTCCTGGGGCGGCTATTTCAAGCGCGAGTCGCTGACCTGGGGCTGGGAGTTCCTCACGCAGGTTCTTGGACTCGACGGCGGCCGTATGTACGCGACGATCTACAAGGACGATCAGGAGGCCTTCGACATCTGGACCAAGGAGATCGGCATGCCCGAATCCCATCTCGTCCTCAACGGCGAAGACGAGAACTTCTGGTTCATGGGGCCGCAGGGACCGTGCGGCCCCGATTCCGAGATCCTCTACGATCAGGGAGAAGAATTTTCCTGCGGTCCCGACTGCCATCCCGGCTGCGACTGCGATCGTTTTCTCGAGATCTGGAACCACGTCTTCACGCAGTACGACCGGCAGGCCGACGGCAGCTTCAAGCCGCTGCCCCGCAAGAACATCGACACCGGCATGGGGCTCGAGCGCCTTGCCTCGCTGATCCAGGGCGTGCGCAACGACTTCGAGACGGATCTCTTCACGCCGCTCATGAAAAAAGCCGGCGATATCGCCGGCGTCAGGTACGGCGAGAACGGTCAGAGCGATCTGGCGCTGAAGGTCATCTCCGACCATGTCCGCGCCGTCTGCTTCATGATCGCCGACGGCATTCTGCCGGCCAACGACGGCCAGGGCTACGTGCTGCGCCGTCTGATCCGCCGCGCCGCCCGCTACGGACGCCTGATCGGCATCAACAAGCCGTTCATCAACGACGTGATTCCCGCCGTGATCGAACTGATGGGCGATCCCTACGCCGAACTCGGGGAAAACCGGCTCACCATCGAGAAGATCGTCGAGATCGAGGAGAACGGCTTCGGCAAAACGATCCGCCAGGGCAGCGAGCTGCTCGACGCCGAAGTCAAAGCGGCGCTCGAAAGCGCCGGAAAGACTCTCAGCGGCGCGGCGGCCTTCCAGCTGTACGATACGTTCGGTTTCCCTCTGGAATTGACTCGCGAGATCTGCGCCGAGCGCGGCGTGTCGGTCGACGAAGAGGAGTTCAAAAAGGAGATGGAGCAGCAGCGCGAGCGCGCCCGCAGCTCCAGCAAGCAGATCGCCAACAACGTCATCAAGGGGAACGTGTTCAACGCTCTGGCCAACGAATTCGGCGCCACGGATTTCGTCGGCTACGAAAAGAGCGAATGCAATACAAAGGTCCGCGCGCTCGTCAGGGAGGGACGGAAAGTCGACGCTCTCGGCGAAGGCGAGGAGGGCATGGTCCTCCTCGAAAGTTCGCCGTTTTACGCCGAGCGCGGCGGCCAGATCGGCGACACGGGGCTGATCAAGGGCGACGGCGTTCTCGCGGTCGTGAAGGACAGCACGCACCCCTTCGGCGAGCTGAACATGCAGACAGTCGCCGTCACCAAAGGGACGCTTCGCGTCGGTCAGAGCGTCCTCGCGCAGGTCGACGCGGACCGGCATCTTGCCGTCGCCCGCAACCATACGGCCACGCACATCCTGCACGCCGTGCTCGGCAAGGTGCTGGGCGGGCACGTGCGCCAGAACGGTTCGCTCGTGTCCGACCGCTTCCTGCGCTTCGACTACACCCATTACGAAGCGCCGAGCCACGAACAGCTCGAGGAGATCGAGACGCTCGCCAACGCGACGATCCTGACCGACCGGCCGGTCACCACCGTCGTGACGGATCTCGAAGCGGCCAAAGCCAGCGGCGCCAAGGCGCTGTTCGAAGAGAAATACGGCCAGACCGTGCGCGTCGTCTCCGTCGGCGATTTCTCCAGCGAGCTGTGCGGCGGCACTCACGTTTCGTCCTCGGGCACGATCGGTTCTCTGAAGATCGTCAGCGAAGAGAGCATCGGCTCCGGCATCCGCCGCATCACGGCGGTGACGGGCATGACCACGGTGCGCCTGCTTCAGGAACTGAGCCGCACCGCCGACGAACTTTCCGCGCGCCTGGCCGTCAAACGGCCGCTGCTGATCGAAAAGGTCAGGGGCATGGAAGAGGAGATCAAGGAACTCAAACGCCAGATCGACGGGATGTCCCGCGCCAGACTTGCCGGCAGCATCGACGGACTGATCGCGAAAAAGGCGCTTGCCGGCGGCGCCGTCAACCTTTATATCGGTCGCGTGGACGGACAGGACATGGAGCTGTTGCGCGAATCCGGCGACAAGTTCAAGGACGGCGATCCCAAAGCCGTATTCGTGGTCTTCTCCAAAGCGGCGGAGGACAAAGTGCAGATCCTCTGCATGCTCGGCGAGGAAGCGCAAAAGAAAAAACTCCACGCCGGCAAGATCGTCAAGGAATTGGCCGCTTTGGTCGGCGGAAGCGGCGGCGGCCGTCCGAACATGGCGCAGGCCGGCGGCAAAGAGCCGGCCAAAATCGACGCGGCGATCGCCGCCGCGGTCGATCTCGTTGCGAAATTCATCGGAGCTTGA
- a CDS encoding amidohydrolase — translation MAILFRNVYLLDGTMERAVRADLLVEGERIKKIAAPGSLSGEKCEVIDGKGETLLLPGFFNAHCHAAMTLLRGLGEERPLMEWLEQKIWPLEEHLTDEVVYAGAVQAMCEMATCGVTGFTDMYYHMDQVARAVNELGMRCSVSVGVVRDPARFKQTLYRDFAEMRGPRIINSIDPHAPYTVPFEFVSECAAEAKRKNLPLQTHFLEAEWERGYLSDTLKMTPVEYLEKTGLAAVPRLVLAHGVQFREDELDYLAAHDNITVAHCPASNLKLGSGVAPVPAMLEKGVHVALGTDGAASNNRLDLWDEMRLASLIHKGVGRDPLAVSSRQLIDCATYQGARAFGYERVGRLAEGWAADLTAVDLTALHYLGADEENMSSYVVYAGGSGDVKHVLCGGGWIVRDRAFVPRPEREIRAASSAQRAWLLAAKS, via the coding sequence ATGGCGATCCTGTTCCGCAACGTTTATCTTCTCGACGGCACGATGGAGCGCGCTGTGCGCGCCGATCTGCTCGTCGAGGGGGAACGCATAAAAAAAATCGCCGCCCCGGGGTCGTTGAGCGGCGAAAAATGCGAAGTGATAGACGGCAAAGGCGAAACGCTCCTTTTGCCGGGCTTTTTCAACGCTCATTGCCACGCGGCGATGACGCTGCTGCGCGGGCTCGGCGAAGAGCGCCCGCTGATGGAGTGGCTGGAACAGAAGATCTGGCCGCTGGAAGAGCATTTGACCGACGAAGTGGTCTACGCCGGCGCCGTTCAGGCCATGTGCGAGATGGCCACGTGCGGCGTGACCGGCTTTACCGACATGTACTACCATATGGATCAGGTCGCCCGCGCCGTGAACGAGCTGGGCATGCGCTGTTCCGTTTCCGTCGGCGTCGTGCGCGATCCGGCCCGCTTCAAACAGACGCTTTACCGCGATTTTGCGGAGATGCGGGGGCCGCGGATCATCAACAGCATCGATCCGCACGCGCCGTACACCGTGCCGTTCGAGTTCGTCAGCGAATGCGCCGCCGAGGCGAAAAGAAAAAATCTGCCCTTGCAGACGCATTTCCTCGAGGCGGAATGGGAGCGCGGCTACCTCTCCGACACGCTGAAAATGACGCCCGTCGAATATCTCGAAAAGACCGGCCTCGCCGCCGTACCGCGCCTGGTCCTTGCGCACGGCGTGCAGTTCAGGGAAGACGAGCTCGACTATCTGGCCGCTCACGACAACATCACCGTGGCGCATTGTCCGGCGTCCAATCTCAAGCTTGGCAGCGGCGTGGCGCCGGTTCCGGCCATGCTGGAGAAAGGCGTTCACGTGGCGCTGGGGACCGACGGCGCCGCCAGCAACAACCGTCTCGATCTGTGGGACGAGATGCGGCTCGCTTCGCTGATCCACAAGGGCGTCGGCCGCGATCCGCTGGCCGTTTCCTCGCGGCAGCTGATCGACTGCGCGACGTATCAGGGGGCGCGGGCGTTCGGTTACGAAAGAGTGGGGCGGCTCGCCGAGGGCTGGGCGGCCGATCTGACGGCCGTCGACCTGACGGCGCTCCATTATCTCGGCGCCGATGAGGAAAACATGTCCAGCTACGTCGTGTACGCCGGCGGTTCCGGCGACGTCAAACACGTTCTCTGCGGGGGCGGCTGGATCGTCAGGGATCGGGCGTTCGTCCCCCGTCCCGAGCGGGAAATCCGCGCGGCCAGTTCGGCGCAGCGCGCCTGGCTGCTGGCTGCAAAATCTTGA
- a CDS encoding adenosylhomocysteinase: MDYKIADRSLAPGGHAKMDWAWRSMPVLNALKSRYAASQPLKGVKLSACLHLEAKTACLLRTFKELGAEVRAAGSNPLSTQDDICAALVDSGVSVFSRHAMSGEEYRRYLRDTLAFGPAVIADDGADLVATVLSDMKDLIPAVKGASEETTSGVKRLKAMERQGILPFPVISVNDAHSKYLFDNRYGTGQSVWDGFMRTTNILVAGKTVVIAGYGWCGRGAAMRARALGARVVVTELDPHRAFEAVMDGNELMTMAQAAPLGDIFLTFTGNTHVIRAEHFRLMKDNAIMGNAGHFDVEIDKQELAALAVRRESARTNIETFTMPDGRRLNLLGEGRLVNLACGDGHPIEIMDLSFALQLESALYVNEHGRALKAGLMDVPAEIDAAVMETKLASMGLSLERMTDEQRAYMADWRED, encoded by the coding sequence ATGGATTATAAAATCGCCGATCGTTCTCTCGCTCCGGGCGGCCATGCCAAGATGGACTGGGCGTGGCGCTCCATGCCGGTGCTCAACGCCCTGAAATCGCGTTACGCCGCTTCGCAGCCGCTGAAAGGCGTGAAACTTTCAGCCTGTCTTCACCTGGAAGCGAAAACCGCCTGCCTGCTGCGGACGTTCAAAGAGCTGGGCGCCGAAGTCCGCGCGGCCGGCAGCAATCCGCTTTCCACGCAGGACGATATTTGCGCCGCTCTCGTCGATTCGGGCGTTTCCGTGTTCAGCCGCCACGCCATGAGCGGCGAAGAGTATCGCCGCTATCTGCGCGATACGCTGGCTTTCGGTCCCGCCGTCATCGCCGACGACGGCGCCGATCTGGTGGCGACGGTCCTTTCCGACATGAAGGATTTGATCCCCGCCGTCAAGGGCGCTTCCGAGGAAACGACCTCCGGCGTCAAGCGCCTGAAGGCCATGGAACGGCAGGGGATCCTGCCATTTCCGGTGATTTCCGTGAACGACGCTCACAGCAAATATCTTTTCGACAACCGCTACGGCACCGGGCAGTCGGTGTGGGACGGCTTCATGCGCACGACCAACATCCTCGTGGCGGGCAAGACCGTGGTCATCGCCGGTTACGGCTGGTGCGGCCGCGGCGCGGCCATGCGCGCCCGCGCGCTCGGCGCCCGCGTCGTCGTCACCGAGCTGGATCCGCACCGCGCGTTCGAAGCGGTCATGGACGGCAACGAGCTGATGACCATGGCCCAGGCGGCGCCGCTGGGAGATATTTTCCTCACGTTCACCGGCAACACGCACGTGATCAGGGCGGAACATTTCCGGCTCATGAAGGACAACGCGATCATGGGCAACGCCGGACATTTCGACGTCGAGATCGACAAGCAGGAGCTGGCGGCGCTGGCCGTCAGGCGCGAATCGGCGCGGACGAACATAGAGACTTTTACGATGCCCGACGGGCGCCGTCTCAATCTGCTCGGCGAAGGACGCCTGGTCAATCTGGCCTGCGGCGACGGACATCCGATCGAGATCATGGATCTCAGCTTCGCGCTCCAGCTCGAATCCGCTCTCTACGTGAACGAACACGGCCGCGCGCTCAAGGCCGGGCTGATGGACGTGCCGGCGGAGATCGACGCGGCGGTCATGGAGACGAAGCTCGCTTCCATGGGACTGTCCCTCGAGCGTATGACCGACGAACAGCGCGCCTATATGGCCGACTGGCGCGAAGACTAA
- the xseA gene encoding exodeoxyribonuclease VII large subunit gives MIRYGPVRVKKDAAPLTVDEVALRVKNLLDYDETLAHLVVEGELTDFKRHVSGHVYFVLKGQNASMPCVMFRGDAAGTLLWPAVGDRVVVSGSVRLYEARGAVQIYARKIYPLGLGAAARAKEELRLKLEKEGLFAPARKRSLPRYPRRAACVTSDTGAAVQDVIRQFRTRFPAAELIVVPCLVQGVRAAESAAAAMRRVSALAGVEVVLLVRGGGAKEDLNPFDDEELVREVARCPVPVVCGVGHEVDWSLCNLAADRREPTPTAAAASVFPDRMRELGGLAECARLLHMHADHGLRNERQMLASREENMRNFLGRLLENAAQRLDDLDEKTTFHARAELRQRQGQLDGYERSLRNLSPALLARRGYSLVMSGGRPLLSSVQVRCGDAIVVQTLDGDVKGRVDSVEPRGVNGKDAHIQ, from the coding sequence ATGATCCGTTACGGTCCCGTTCGCGTCAAAAAAGACGCCGCGCCTCTGACCGTAGACGAGGTCGCTCTGCGGGTAAAAAATCTGCTCGACTACGACGAGACGCTCGCCCATCTCGTTGTCGAAGGCGAACTGACCGATTTCAAACGTCACGTCTCCGGGCACGTTTATTTCGTCCTGAAAGGGCAGAACGCTTCGATGCCCTGCGTGATGTTCCGCGGCGACGCGGCGGGGACGCTCCTCTGGCCGGCGGTCGGCGATCGCGTCGTGGTTTCGGGCAGCGTGCGGCTTTATGAGGCGCGCGGCGCCGTGCAGATCTATGCGCGTAAAATATATCCGCTCGGATTGGGCGCGGCCGCGAGAGCCAAAGAGGAGCTCCGTCTCAAACTGGAAAAGGAAGGGCTTTTCGCTCCCGCGCGCAAACGCTCCCTGCCGCGTTATCCGCGGCGCGCGGCCTGCGTCACCTCCGACACGGGGGCTGCCGTTCAGGACGTGATCCGGCAGTTCCGCACCCGTTTCCCCGCCGCCGAGCTGATCGTCGTTCCTTGTCTCGTGCAGGGCGTCCGTGCGGCCGAAAGCGCCGCCGCGGCGATGAGACGGGTTTCGGCTCTGGCGGGGGTAGAGGTCGTGCTTCTGGTGCGCGGCGGCGGCGCCAAGGAGGATCTCAATCCGTTCGACGACGAGGAGCTGGTGCGGGAAGTCGCCCGCTGTCCCGTCCCCGTCGTGTGCGGCGTGGGGCACGAAGTCGACTGGTCGCTGTGCAATCTGGCCGCCGACCGGCGCGAACCGACGCCGACGGCCGCCGCCGCGTCGGTGTTCCCCGATCGTATGCGGGAGTTGGGCGGCCTGGCGGAATGCGCGCGTCTTCTTCATATGCACGCAGACCACGGCCTGCGCAATGAAAGGCAGATGCTTGCCAGCCGTGAGGAAAACATGAGGAATTTTCTGGGGCGTCTGCTGGAAAACGCGGCGCAGCGTCTTGACGATCTCGACGAAAAAACGACGTTCCACGCGCGCGCCGAACTTCGACAGAGGCAAGGGCAGCTCGACGGATACGAGCGTTCTCTGAGGAATCTCTCGCCCGCGCTTCTGGCGCGTCGCGGCTACAGCCTGGTCATGAGCGGCGGCAGACCGCTGCTCTCCAGCGTCCAGGTGCGGTGCGGCGACGCCATCGTCGTGCAGACGCTCGACGGCGACGTGAAAGGGCGCGTGGATTCCGTGGAGCCGCGCGGCGTGAACGGAAAAGATGCGCATATACAGTGA
- the nusB gene encoding transcription antitermination factor NusB, whose product MVTNKDNIQESLHAARVRLFQILCALDSLGGKKLDQREIEAFLEELFVEPEAAAENGAEAESGEAGADEEIGVSRVPLAAYRRSCERACSVRGALAEIDALIGTYSTEWKTERMSLVDRTIIRLALYEAVIAKKVPVGVALSEAVLLAKEYGSDDSPRFVNGVLSRIVKGLSLL is encoded by the coding sequence ATGGTGACGAATAAAGACAACATACAGGAATCGCTTCATGCGGCGCGGGTGCGCCTTTTCCAAATTCTGTGCGCGCTGGATTCTCTGGGCGGAAAGAAGCTTGACCAGCGTGAGATCGAAGCGTTTCTGGAAGAGCTTTTCGTCGAGCCGGAAGCCGCGGCGGAAAACGGCGCTGAAGCTGAAAGCGGGGAAGCCGGCGCCGACGAGGAAATCGGGGTATCGCGGGTTCCCTTGGCGGCCTATCGCCGATCCTGCGAGCGCGCCTGTTCCGTGCGCGGCGCCCTTGCTGAGATCGACGCCTTGATCGGAACGTACTCGACCGAATGGAAGACCGAGCGCATGAGCCTGGTGGACCGCACGATCATCCGCCTGGCGCTGTACGAGGCCGTGATCGCGAAAAAAGTCCCGGTCGGCGTCGCGCTCAGCGAAGCCGTGCTGCTGGCCAAAGAGTACGGCAGCGACGATTCGCCTCGTTTCGTCAACGGCGTCCTGTCTCGTATCGTCAAGGGCCTTTCTCTGTTATGA
- a CDS encoding Asp23/Gls24 family envelope stress response protein, with protein sequence MTPIDELDQTSEPLYKSDFDLERAVEEAREEDPKSTDGLLHISEDVVQEIARRALARVSSVVPANAGMSVLGLGRKNPEGVRVSLEEGTQSQISVDAYVLVRYGLRIPDVAWDLQEFLKKELESSTGYEVKAVNIFVQGVYFGEQAPKEEQGTGETGAKAAVTTAGE encoded by the coding sequence ATGACGCCGATTGACGAGCTGGACCAGACGTCCGAGCCGCTCTACAAATCCGATTTCGACCTGGAACGCGCCGTAGAGGAAGCCCGCGAGGAGGACCCGAAGTCGACCGACGGCCTGCTCCACATCTCCGAAGACGTCGTTCAGGAAATCGCCCGTCGGGCGCTGGCGCGGGTTTCCTCGGTGGTGCCGGCGAACGCCGGCATGTCGGTGCTGGGACTGGGACGAAAAAATCCCGAGGGCGTGCGCGTTTCGCTCGAAGAAGGGACGCAGTCGCAGATCTCCGTCGACGCCTACGTCCTCGTTCGCTACGGGCTTCGTATTCCGGACGTGGCTTGGGATTTGCAGGAATTCCTGAAAAAGGAGCTGGAGAGTTCGACCGGCTACGAAGTCAAGGCCGTGAACATTTTTGTCCAGGGAGTTTATTTCGGCGAACAGGCCCCAAAAGAAGAGCAAGGAACGGGAGAAACTGGAGCAAAGGCAGCGGTGACCACTGCCGGAGAGTAA
- a CDS encoding CD1247 N-terminal domain-containing protein translates to MSAREKIAYVKGLLDAGKPEDKLALSLFNAVVEALEALADENGELKKQLEEQRSAADDLYSICGELDADLSDVESRLGIDEELDEDEASLEDDYTEVACPSCGLHFYCQTSMLSPDDHCVECPDCGEKVDVDLEAEDHDAD, encoded by the coding sequence ATGAGCGCACGTGAAAAGATCGCCTATGTCAAGGGACTTCTCGACGCCGGCAAGCCGGAAGACAAGCTCGCGCTTTCTCTCTTTAATGCCGTCGTCGAGGCGCTGGAGGCGTTGGCGGACGAGAACGGCGAGCTGAAAAAACAGCTGGAGGAGCAGCGGAGCGCGGCTGACGACCTCTATTCGATCTGCGGCGAGCTCGACGCCGATCTGTCCGACGTCGAATCGCGTCTGGGCATCGACGAAGAACTCGACGAAGACGAAGCGTCTCTCGAAGACGATTACACGGAAGTCGCCTGTCCGTCCTGCGGCCTGCATTTTTACTGCCAAACGTCCATGCTTTCCCCCGACGATCACTGCGTTGAGTGTCCCGACTGCGGGGAAAAGGTCGACGTGGATTTAGAGGCGGAGGATCATGACGCCGATTGA